The following are encoded together in the Peromyscus leucopus breed LL Stock chromosome 1, UCI_PerLeu_2.1, whole genome shotgun sequence genome:
- the LOC114686731 gene encoding LOW QUALITY PROTEIN: killer cell immunoglobulin-like receptor 3DL2 (The sequence of the model RefSeq protein was modified relative to this genomic sequence to represent the inferred CDS: inserted 1 base in 1 codon): MQGANKYQLPQLWSASETDEVGLSGNPVCYIGALSPDSSSSSSTMLPTLLSLVCPGFFLFQRTWAQVGVSDKPTLSAWPSPLVPIGGRVTLRCQSYFGFKLFRLFKEDEEFQDIIFQEDFDMYPVTMANVGTYRCQGIAPIVHDALSEISDPLLIIVTGIYRKPSLLALPAPPINSGEMMTLKCCSDAMFETFILVVYREDVNEVQMHLAGEPYAGGSQANISIAPVTAHXAGTYRCYSSSSQHSHVWSHPSDPLDIVISVPDATNSSYHLNVTQGSVMKDYTLENSIRMGMAGMVLLIPLIMLAEAWWNHKEAPQVEMREISARIL, encoded by the exons ATGCAAGGAGCCAACAAGTATCAGCTTCCTCAGCTGTGGTCAGCCAGTGAAACAGATGAAGTGGGTCTCTCAGGAAATCCTGTCTGTTATATTGGGGCATTGTCtcctgacagcagcagcagcagcagcaccatgcTGCCTACGCTCCTCAGCCTGGTGTGTCCTG GATTCTTCCTGTTCCAGAGGACGTGGGCACAAGTGG GGGTTTCTGACAAGCCCACCCTGTCTGCCTGGCCCAGTCCTCTGGTTCCCATTGGAGGGCGTGTGACTCTGAGGTGTCAGTCCTACTTTGGGTTTAAATTATTCCGTTTGTTCAAGGAAGATGAGGAGTTCCAAGACATCATATTTCAAGAAGACTTTGACATGTACCCCGTGACCATGGCAAATGTGGGGACCTATAGATGTCAGGGCATTGCTCCTATTGTCCATGATGCATTGTCAGAAATCAGTGATCCCCTGTTGATCATAGTTACAG GAATCTACAGAAAGCCTTCTCTCTTGGCCCTACCAGCGCCTCCAATAAATTCAGGAGAGATGATGACATTGAAGTGCTGTTCAGATGCCATGTTTGAGACCTTCATTCTGGTTGTGTACAGAGAGGATGTAAATGAGGTCCAAATGCATCTAGCTGGGGAGCCTTATGCTGGTGGCTCCCAAGCCAACATCTCTATAGCTCCTGTGACTGCGC ACGCTGGGACCTACAGATGTTACAGTTCTTCTAGTCAACATTCCCATGTGTGGTCACACCCAAGTGACCCACTGGACATTGTAATCTCAG ttcctgATGCCACCAACTCTTCATATCATCTTAACGTCACACAAG GTTCTGTCATGAAGGATTACACCCTGGAGAATTCAATCAGGATGGGCATGGCAGGGATGGTTCTCCTTATTCCACTGATAATGTTGGCTGAAGCCTGGTGGAACCATAAGGAGGCACCACAGGTTGAAATGAGAGAAATTTCTGCCAGGATCCTGTGA